From the genome of Acropora palmata chromosome 8, jaAcrPala1.3, whole genome shotgun sequence:
agaattctcgacagttatgcaaaccctcgacttcgtctcgggtttgcataaatgtctcgaattctcccaacccctctcgtgtttatatcaggctatgtaaacacggaaaacgttttctattgcttaaatgcaattcaagactttttgttggcttagccattgtggtatatgagccaatatacatTAATCTACAAATGTGGTAAGCGTAAGCATACGCGTCaggttaaatttaaaaaggatcTAAGAAATTTTctctcaagaaacaatggtgGCGtgcgaaaatcgcttcgcaccggagttgaatgaaaaggaagtcattgaactattagaaaacgcaacaccagaGAGCacaaagaaagccacaaagtatggcataaaaatatttcaaggtaaaaacttcaagactttattttgacaatttaagcatccgacttactcaaagcaaaacaatgcaagttgagacaatttacgcatttaaaaattatctgtacattgtaacatccggtttcttctcacaaaataaagtcgagaagatttgtctcaTATCTAAGGGGCGTTataattaataaaacaattattccactcgcgctttttggatatgagatgattagaGCAAACTCGGCGCCACGCGCCTCGTTGGGTATCtgtcatctcatatccaacgcgcgctcgtggaataattgttaaatattacatTTAACGCACTCGATACTAGAAAATTCAATAGCTACACAAGGCCAAAAAGGTACCTATTTATGAAGCAGCACTTAAAGCGTTCAGTTCTTTCTTGCggtaaaatattgttgtgatCTCCCTCCCGAAGTGCGCGTATTTTTTGTGGGGGAAGTAGATACTTGAGTTTTTTGCAAGAAgctaaacaatgaaaagacgTCAATGAAGGCTGTGTTTTCCTGCTCCTGCGTTTTTTTATAACGCAGAGTTTTAATTTTACACCTCCGATCTAAAAACAAGAGGCTTGAGGTAGCTTATATTCTGGCCGGATTTACGTCACGAATTGCACAATCAACATCATCTCGCGCCACCGCCAGTGGTCCCAGCTCCATCTCCAATATGGTGGCGACACTACGAGTCCCGCTGGTCTTTCCCGTGGAATCTTGCTACGAAAGTACAAAAGCAATCCATTCTCCCCGTCCCGGACTTAAAATTAGCGATCACAGTTCACAAATCCCGTACTATGTCCGCGTATGTCCCTGGGGTCTTAAAATGGTTGTTATCCCCGGCACATCCCGTCGCGATGTTAAGCCTCGTCCCGCATCCCCCCAATCCTATGTTGAATCCTCCTTATTAAACGTGAAAGTTTAAGtaaggtcttttttttttttttttttcttttttttttttatattgaGTCACCAGCTACAGGTATTATTACTCAAGCGTggctgcaattttttttgttcttcacAATAGACGATAGATACCTCGTGATGGACGCATGAAAGAGAATCATATTGCTCCTGACGGTCAGAAAAATATAGAATTTGAGGTTTCCACCTTGTCTTCAATCGCTATTAATGTGTGGCCCAGTTTACCAGGCGCGGAAGTATTTTATGTTATCCTAGAAACTTGTCAACGGACCCGACTCTTAAGCCAAGGCgggagagagaaagaaagcgtaaatgaaatgaatatCGTGGCTTCGCGAGAGAGAGAAACAACGAAATTTGAGGCCACATGACTACAGCAAGTCATTCTGcatcaattaaaattattttcacatcAGGAAACTTCCTAACAAGCTTGAAGAACTCTTGAAAGGAATCAAAACCGAAATATGAATACACAAGACAGGGTTGCAACTTTCCgtgattttttcaaagtgttCTCTATTTTAGCAGGATGTCTGATTTTTAACCACACTTCAAGCTCGCtgcttttgaaattattgGGATTTTCCAGTTTATCGATTGTCATTGTTTATACCTTGTGTTTTTCCACGCTACTTTTGCTCTGGTATCGGTTGGAACGTTCGTTCAAAGCTCGTCAAACTTATGAAAAGCAAAATCTTCTCCGAGAACTTCGCTCCCTCGACGCTGAAAAGATTCCGTTCATTATTGACCGCTTTCTAACACTCGACAGGATCAGAAGTCGTGAAATGGGAGCTGTGTATCCTTTAGAAAAGCAATGTGTTGTTTGCCTAGACGCTGAAGCGCGTATTCAAACATTTCCTTGTAAACATGTAGTGGTATGTGGATGGTGTGCTTGGCAGTCTCTGAAGTTCTCTTACTTACAGCGATCAAACCATCGTTGTGTCATATGCAGGTCTGAAATAGAAGACTTCAGTGGATGTTTGATGAAAGACTTGATTCACATCAACTGGAAGGATGTAAAAAGGATTGTGGAGGACGTAAAATCAAACTATTAGTTCTATCTTTAAGGTCAAGACATCAGGTCAACGGGAAGGAACGACttaaaatgtaaagtaatTTTGAGGGATGAAAAACACATTCAATACGTCAGCTTTGAAACTATTTCTGTTTCAGTTGTCAACTTGAAAATCTAAAATACAGTCGACCTCGCGTGATTGGCTAGGGTGCCATTTATTTGATGCATGTACTGTGGTGTGAATCGAACCACAGCACAGTTTACCAATTTGTCCTGATTGTCAAATGAAACCAGAGGCCATTGAAAATAGCTTCAGGTCAGAAGAAGGTATCGTCAGATTGGCATCGATAACATGATCGCAAAGTATGCaaaattgacaagaaaaaaagtgaaatcgGTGTCGCCATGTGTATTTCAGTTatataatttcattttctaaaccctaaccctattTTGTCTTCAGGGTGATAGGATGCGGCAGACGTGTAGGAATAACCtgcgtagcaagcgtttccgTGGGGTTTCCGCGCAAATTTCGAAAATTAATTTTCGCGCGGCCAAAACATCGACATTTGTAtcggtaatagcatgatttgtagtgatatttggcataaataccacgggtgatatttcaaaattgatattgttttacataatttggGGTaactttgaaatatcacgagtggtatttatgccaaatatcacgtacaattcatgctattacttgtttatgctacaactgagaaattcagtcatctaacgccatgtgtttattttcgtcgagttgtttcgcttcgtaggcgagTAAATTGCTTtagaagttcttgttttcggcccagctggtccagacattgagccaggtcgatgtacttttctcagtatgttggttttccgaaatttcttttggttcttgaatctcctgatttcttgaaatctttccgccatttttgcgtaactcgtgcgacgatacgagattatttggtgatttggggttaccatagtaactgtaatttttacatgtaggtaCCCTCGCTATTTCGAACTCGGTTAATTCGAAGTCCCCGCTATTTCGAACTTAGATCGAATTCCCTTGGATTTACCCTTATGTTTTCAGTCATTTACTATCAGCTATTTC
Proteins encoded in this window:
- the LOC141888876 gene encoding uncharacterized protein LOC141888876, whose product is MNTQDRVATFRDFFKVFSILAGCLIFNHTSSSLLLKLLGFSSLSIVIVYTLCFSTLLLLWYRLERSFKARQTYEKQNLLRELRSLDAEKIPFIIDRFLTLDRIRSREMGAVYPLEKQCVVCLDAEARIQTFPCKHVVVCGWCAWQSLKFSYLQRSNHRCVICRSEIEDFSGCLMKDLIHINWKDVKRIVEDVKSNY